The following coding sequences are from one Verrucosispora sp. WMMD573 window:
- a CDS encoding cold-shock protein: MAQGTVKWFNAEKGYGFIAVDGGQDVFVHFSAIEMDGYKALDDGQRVEFEIAQGQKGPQAERVRVIA; this comes from the coding sequence GTGGCACAAGGCACCGTGAAGTGGTTCAACGCCGAGAAGGGCTACGGCTTCATCGCCGTCGACGGCGGGCAGGACGTCTTCGTTCACTTCTCCGCGATCGAGATGGACGGCTACAAGGCGCTGGACGACGGTCAGCGGGTGGAGTTCGAGATCGCCCAGGGCCAGAAGGGCCCACAGGCCGAGCGGGTACGCGTCATCGCCTGA
- the paaN gene encoding phenylacetic acid degradation protein PaaN: MTETPHPRYDRHAETLNRALTAITERGYWSAYPESPSPRVYGETAAADGKAAFEAYLGGNFPLDQPGDGERVATEHSPFGVALNVRYPHADADQLVAAASAALPAWRDAGPQTRVGVCLEILDRLHKNVFELANAVQFTSGQAFVMAFQAGGAHALDRALEALAYAYAEMTRHPGTAGWEKAAGKGDPLRMSKTFHVVPRGVALVIGCNTFPTWNSYPGLFASLVTGNPVVVKPHPRAVLPLAVTVRYAREVLAEAGFDPNLVLLAPEAPGEKIASTLALHPAVRIVDFTGSTEYGDWLEANARQAAVYTEKAGLNTVVIDSTDDFTGMCRNLGFTLTLYSGQMCTTSQNILIPRDGIDTDQGHKSFDEVAGGIATAIGKLTGDPARGVELTGAIVNDGVLERLDEVTKVGSPVLESRTVEHPSFPDAVVRTPTIVKLDAGDTETYSREWFGPISFAIATDSTAHSLEILRSTVGEKGALTAAVYSTDDAVLDATEAAAIEVGVHLSANLTGGVFVNQSAAFSDFHGSGANAAANSALTDGAYVANRFRVVQSRRHV; this comes from the coding sequence ATGACGGAGACCCCGCACCCCCGCTACGACAGGCACGCCGAGACCCTCAACCGCGCGCTGACCGCGATCACGGAGCGGGGATACTGGTCCGCCTACCCGGAATCACCAAGCCCACGGGTGTACGGCGAGACCGCCGCCGCCGACGGCAAGGCCGCGTTCGAGGCGTACCTGGGTGGGAACTTCCCGCTCGACCAGCCGGGTGACGGCGAACGGGTCGCCACCGAGCACAGCCCGTTCGGCGTCGCCCTGAACGTGCGCTACCCGCACGCCGACGCCGACCAACTGGTCGCCGCCGCCTCAGCGGCGCTGCCCGCCTGGCGCGACGCCGGCCCTCAGACCCGGGTGGGCGTCTGTCTGGAGATCCTCGACCGGCTGCACAAGAACGTCTTCGAGTTGGCCAACGCGGTGCAGTTCACCAGCGGTCAGGCGTTCGTGATGGCCTTCCAGGCCGGTGGTGCGCACGCGCTGGACCGCGCGCTTGAGGCGCTGGCCTACGCGTACGCGGAGATGACCCGGCACCCGGGCACCGCGGGCTGGGAGAAGGCCGCCGGCAAGGGCGACCCGCTGCGGATGTCCAAGACCTTCCACGTGGTGCCCCGGGGCGTGGCCCTGGTCATCGGCTGCAACACCTTCCCGACCTGGAACTCGTACCCGGGTCTGTTCGCCTCGCTGGTCACCGGCAATCCTGTCGTGGTCAAGCCGCACCCGCGCGCCGTGCTGCCGTTGGCGGTCACCGTCCGGTACGCCCGGGAGGTGCTGGCCGAGGCCGGGTTCGACCCGAACCTGGTGCTGCTGGCCCCCGAGGCCCCCGGCGAGAAGATCGCCTCGACGCTGGCCCTGCATCCGGCGGTCCGGATCGTCGACTTCACCGGCTCCACCGAGTACGGCGACTGGCTGGAGGCGAACGCCCGCCAGGCGGCGGTGTACACCGAGAAGGCGGGGCTCAACACGGTGGTGATCGACTCCACCGACGACTTCACCGGGATGTGCCGCAACCTGGGCTTCACGCTGACTCTCTACAGCGGGCAGATGTGCACCACCTCGCAGAACATCCTCATCCCCCGGGACGGCATCGACACCGACCAGGGGCACAAGAGCTTCGACGAGGTGGCCGGCGGCATCGCCACGGCGATCGGCAAGCTCACCGGTGACCCGGCCCGGGGAGTGGAGCTGACCGGCGCGATCGTCAACGACGGGGTGCTGGAGCGGCTGGACGAGGTGACCAAGGTCGGTTCGCCGGTGCTGGAGTCGCGTACCGTCGAGCACCCGTCGTTTCCGGACGCCGTGGTGCGTACGCCGACCATCGTCAAGCTGGACGCGGGCGACACCGAGACCTACTCCCGGGAGTGGTTCGGGCCGATCTCCTTCGCCATCGCCACCGACTCCACCGCACACAGCCTGGAGATCCTGCGCTCGACAGTGGGTGAGAAGGGTGCGCTCACCGCGGCGGTCTACTCCACCGACGACGCGGTGCTGGACGCCACCGAAGCGGCGGCGATCGAGGTCGGGGTGCACCTGTCGGCCAACCTCACCGGCGGCGTCTTCGTGAACCAGTCGGCGGCCTTCTCCGACTTCCACGGCAGCGGGGCGAACGCGGCGGCGAACTCGGCGTTGACCGACGGAGCGTACGTGGCGAACCGCTTCCGGGTCGTGCAGAGCCGCCGGCACGTCTGA
- a CDS encoding GNAT family N-acetyltransferase translates to MTITITPVGAADEAAVQQAYQVGAAQVAADEPDFPPLCRQRFTALLRHPMPGYETRMLLARIDGEPAGFLRLDLPQLDNTENASAELIVHPAQRRRGVGRALAEHGLGLLRERGRKRVSAMSRAELAGEPGRRSPGNAFAVAMGAVDALTDVRRRLDTADLDQAKLDALRADARDRSTGYQVLCWRGYTPDDLAADVAYLDGRLLADAPMGDLAWEPEKVDADRLRGTELALDARGRRRYHVGVRHEASGRLVAWTLLDVGASADWHSFQQITIVDPEHRGHRLGLLAKIENLRHLLAHEPGVRVIDTFNAASNDHMIAINEQLGFRVQDRWSNWQLTI, encoded by the coding sequence ATGACCATCACCATCACCCCGGTCGGGGCCGCCGACGAGGCGGCCGTCCAGCAGGCGTATCAGGTCGGTGCCGCACAGGTGGCCGCCGACGAGCCGGACTTCCCGCCCCTCTGCCGGCAACGATTCACCGCCCTTCTGCGCCATCCGATGCCGGGCTACGAAACCCGCATGCTGCTGGCGCGGATCGACGGTGAGCCGGCCGGTTTTCTCCGGCTGGACCTGCCGCAGTTGGACAACACCGAGAACGCCTCCGCTGAGCTGATCGTGCATCCGGCACAACGCCGCCGAGGCGTCGGCCGAGCGTTGGCCGAACATGGGCTCGGCCTGCTGCGCGAGCGCGGGCGTAAGCGGGTGAGTGCGATGAGCCGCGCTGAGCTTGCCGGCGAGCCCGGTCGCCGGTCGCCGGGTAACGCGTTCGCTGTGGCCATGGGCGCGGTCGATGCCCTGACCGATGTGCGGCGACGCCTCGACACCGCCGACCTCGATCAGGCGAAGCTGGACGCGCTGCGGGCCGACGCCCGGGATCGCTCGACCGGCTACCAGGTGCTGTGCTGGCGCGGGTACACCCCCGACGACCTGGCCGCCGACGTGGCGTACCTCGACGGACGGCTGCTGGCCGACGCGCCGATGGGCGATCTGGCGTGGGAGCCGGAGAAGGTCGACGCCGATCGCCTGCGCGGCACCGAACTGGCGCTGGATGCGCGGGGCCGCCGCCGTTACCACGTCGGCGTCCGCCACGAGGCATCCGGTCGGCTGGTCGCATGGACGCTGCTGGACGTCGGTGCCTCCGCGGACTGGCACTCGTTCCAGCAGATCACCATCGTCGACCCGGAGCACCGGGGACACCGGCTGGGCCTGCTTGCCAAGATCGAGAACCTGCGGCACCTGCTCGCCCACGAACCGGGCGTGCGGGTGATCGACACCTTCAACGCGGCCAGCAACGACCACATGATCGCCATCAACGAGCAGCTCGGTTTCCGGGTGCAGGACCGGTGGAGCAACTGGCAGTTGACCATCTGA
- a CDS encoding GNAT family N-acetyltransferase, with protein sequence MTSATDGTGLRRAVIRRVEPPDAARMRALRLEMLADAPLAFLETIAEAAARPHAEYAARVAQVSAGPGTAQFVADPGGRLVGHAGGMAHPAEPGVTVLYAVYITPSWRGTGLLADLVDGVAAWSRACRRNELMLEVVVGNDRAYRAYQRLGFVDTGVRLPHPNIPTLRELQMRRAA encoded by the coding sequence ATGACAAGCGCCACCGACGGAACGGGCTTGCGCCGGGCCGTCATCCGCCGAGTCGAGCCACCCGACGCAGCTCGGATGCGGGCACTGCGTCTGGAGATGCTCGCGGACGCGCCGTTGGCCTTCCTGGAGACGATCGCCGAGGCCGCGGCCCGGCCACACGCCGAGTACGCCGCCCGGGTCGCCCAGGTCTCCGCCGGTCCGGGCACAGCGCAGTTCGTGGCGGATCCGGGCGGCCGGCTCGTCGGGCACGCCGGCGGCATGGCGCACCCGGCCGAGCCGGGGGTGACCGTGCTCTACGCCGTCTACATCACCCCGAGCTGGCGGGGCACCGGCCTGCTCGCGGATCTTGTCGACGGGGTGGCGGCCTGGTCCCGGGCCTGCCGGCGGAACGAGCTGATGCTCGAGGTGGTGGTCGGCAACGACCGCGCCTACCGGGCCTACCAGCGGCTGGGATTCGTCGACACCGGCGTCCGCCTCCCGCACCCCAACATCCCCACCCTGCGCGAACTCCAGATGCGTAGGGCGGCGTAG